The following are encoded in a window of Salinigranum halophilum genomic DNA:
- a CDS encoding glycoside hydrolase family 3 N-terminal domain-containing protein gives MNPDYPRDDDGRVDVDTLLDELSLAEKAGQCAGIYVGELDEQLSVDDVEARIDSHHLGSVTPFGWAGSPHVDPHDAAEVANRLQRYAVEETRAGIPLLVPVDAVHGHAYVDHTTVFPQNLALAATFSPDLAERVGRVTAREARATGVTTNYGPTCDVARDPRWGRTFETFGESPTLVAEMAAAKARGLQGDALDTDETVAATAKHFPAYGGPLRGEDASPVEVSRTTFHRVFVPPFSRVLDEGVRSVMPCYNSIDGEPAHGSTRFLRGQLRAELGFDGVVASDWNGVEMLHADHQTAETSQRAVGDALTAGVDIGSVNGTRHAEAIVDLVDAGDLGEALLDEAVRRVLALKRDLGLFESPLVDTDRLDSVLRSEDHTDLAHEVARSGITLLENDGLLPLDGDEDILLTGPNADDRTAQVGGWSVLDPSEGVTFRAALADAAAVTYEPGVTHDGDEDIDAAVDAARDADVAVVALGEGWYLHEFGPSEMSRTETGRFPSRHHFELPRPQRDLLEAVHATGTPTVLVLSSGRPLPLPWAADTLSAVLFTPPSGTEGGRALADVLLGAEPGGALPISFARSAAHLPTHHDYVRHPCPIGAHEHPPSYDPLYAFGHGLSYADVAVTEATVSAETVDAGESVSVSVTVENRSDRAGDQVVQAYLRDEYASRAKPVRELCAFERVELDAGASRQVELSVEPDAMGVVGPDGERTVEPGEFTLSLGRSATDAEAVQRTFSVE, from the coding sequence ATGAATCCCGACTACCCTCGTGACGACGACGGCCGCGTCGACGTCGACACCCTCCTCGACGAGTTATCGCTCGCGGAGAAGGCGGGACAGTGCGCCGGCATCTACGTCGGTGAACTCGACGAACAGTTGAGCGTCGACGACGTCGAGGCGCGCATCGACAGCCACCACCTCGGTTCGGTGACCCCGTTCGGCTGGGCCGGGTCGCCACACGTCGACCCGCACGACGCCGCCGAAGTCGCGAACCGACTCCAGCGATACGCCGTCGAGGAGACGCGAGCGGGGATTCCGCTTCTCGTCCCCGTCGATGCGGTCCACGGCCACGCCTACGTCGACCACACCACCGTGTTCCCCCAGAACCTCGCGCTGGCGGCCACCTTCTCGCCCGACCTGGCCGAGCGCGTCGGACGAGTCACCGCGCGCGAGGCGCGCGCCACCGGCGTGACGACCAACTACGGGCCGACCTGTGACGTCGCCCGCGACCCCCGCTGGGGGCGCACCTTCGAGACGTTCGGCGAGTCGCCGACGCTCGTCGCCGAGATGGCCGCCGCGAAGGCCCGCGGTCTCCAGGGCGACGCGCTGGACACGGACGAGACGGTCGCGGCCACTGCCAAGCACTTCCCGGCGTACGGCGGCCCCCTCAGAGGGGAAGACGCGTCGCCGGTCGAGGTCTCCCGGACGACGTTCCACCGCGTCTTCGTCCCGCCCTTCTCGCGCGTGCTCGACGAAGGTGTCAGGAGCGTCATGCCCTGTTACAACTCCATCGACGGCGAACCCGCCCACGGGTCGACGCGGTTCCTCCGCGGCCAACTCCGTGCGGAACTGGGCTTCGACGGCGTCGTCGCCTCCGACTGGAACGGCGTCGAGATGCTCCACGCCGACCACCAGACGGCCGAGACCTCCCAGCGGGCGGTCGGCGACGCGCTCACCGCCGGCGTCGACATCGGCTCGGTGAACGGGACGCGCCACGCCGAGGCCATCGTCGACCTCGTCGACGCCGGTGACCTCGGCGAGGCGCTCCTCGACGAGGCCGTCCGGCGAGTCCTCGCGCTCAAGCGCGACCTGGGGCTGTTCGAATCTCCCCTCGTCGACACCGACCGCCTCGACTCCGTCCTCCGCAGCGAGGACCACACCGACCTCGCACACGAGGTCGCCCGCAGCGGTATCACGCTCCTCGAGAACGACGGTCTCCTCCCGCTCGACGGCGACGAGGACATCCTCCTGACGGGCCCCAACGCGGACGACCGCACGGCCCAGGTCGGCGGGTGGAGCGTCCTCGACCCGAGCGAGGGTGTGACATTCCGTGCGGCCCTCGCGGACGCCGCCGCCGTCACCTACGAACCCGGCGTGACCCACGACGGTGACGAGGACATCGACGCCGCCGTCGACGCCGCCCGCGACGCCGACGTCGCCGTCGTCGCGCTCGGTGAGGGCTGGTATCTCCACGAGTTCGGTCCGAGCGAGATGAGCCGCACGGAGACGGGGCGTTTCCCCTCCCGGCACCACTTCGAGCTGCCCCGCCCCCAGCGCGACCTCCTGGAGGCGGTCCACGCGACCGGCACGCCGACCGTCCTGGTCCTCTCGTCGGGCCGGCCGCTCCCGCTCCCCTGGGCGGCCGACACCCTCTCGGCCGTCCTGTTCACCCCGCCGAGCGGGACCGAGGGCGGCCGAGCGCTCGCGGACGTCCTCCTCGGTGCGGAGCCGGGCGGAGCGCTCCCCATCTCGTTCGCCCGGTCGGCGGCGCACCTCCCTACTCACCACGACTACGTCCGCCACCCCTGTCCCATCGGCGCACACGAACACCCGCCGTCGTACGACCCCCTGTACGCGTTCGGCCACGGACTGAGCTACGCAGACGTCGCGGTGACCGAGGCGACCGTCTCCGCGGAGACCGTCGACGCCGGCGAGTCAGTCAGCGTCTCCGTGACCGTCGAGAACCGGAGCGACCGCGCGGGCGACCAGGTCGTCCAGGCGTACCTCCGTGACGAGTACGCCTCGCGCGCGAAACCGGTCAGAGAACTCTGTGCGTTCGAGCGCGTCGAACTCGACGCCGGGGCGTCGAGGCAGGTCGAACTCTCGGTCGAACCGGACGCGATGGGTGTCGTCGGCCCTGACGGCGAGCGAACCGTCGAGCCCGGCGAGTTCACGCTCTCCCTCGGACGGTCGGCGACCGATGCCGAGGCTGTGCAACGCACGTTCTCGGTGGAGTAA
- a CDS encoding electron transfer flavoprotein subunit beta/FixA family protein has protein sequence MKVLVTVKEVAEAADDFEIDGLDIASEYLEYDLNEWDEYAVEAAVQLQEAGHADEVVSVTIGPERTEETVRMALAKGVDRAVRVWDDDIAAAGLLDVDAKARLLEAVVAEEEPELVLTGVQANDDGFGATGVSLAERIGFEWAAVVNDLELEGDVAKVHRELEGGVEEHTEVDLPAVLTIQTGINEPRYASLRGIRQAQSKEIAPKTLADLGLDASAVESSFSMTAMYEPETESDATIFEGDAETTAAELATVLREKGVGAE, from the coding sequence ATGAAGGTTCTCGTCACCGTAAAAGAGGTCGCCGAGGCGGCCGACGACTTCGAAATCGACGGCCTCGACATCGCCTCCGAGTATCTAGAGTACGACCTGAACGAGTGGGACGAGTACGCGGTCGAAGCCGCCGTTCAACTCCAGGAAGCGGGCCACGCCGACGAGGTGGTGAGCGTCACCATCGGGCCCGAACGGACCGAGGAGACGGTTCGGATGGCGCTGGCGAAGGGCGTCGACCGCGCCGTCAGGGTGTGGGACGACGACATCGCGGCGGCAGGGCTGCTCGACGTCGACGCGAAGGCGCGCCTCCTCGAGGCCGTCGTCGCCGAGGAGGAACCCGAACTCGTGCTCACCGGCGTCCAGGCGAACGACGACGGCTTCGGCGCGACCGGCGTCTCACTCGCCGAGCGCATCGGGTTCGAGTGGGCCGCCGTGGTGAACGACCTGGAACTCGAGGGTGACGTGGCGAAGGTCCACCGCGAACTCGAAGGCGGCGTCGAAGAGCACACCGAAGTCGACCTTCCCGCGGTCCTGACCATCCAGACGGGTATCAACGAGCCGCGGTACGCCTCACTCCGCGGCATCCGCCAGGCGCAGTCGAAGGAGATCGCGCCGAAGACGCTCGCAGACCTGGGGCTGGACGCCAGCGCCGTCGAGAGTTCGTTCTCCATGACCGCGATGTACGAACCCGAGACCGAGTCGGACGCGACCATCTTCGAGGGTGACGCTGAGACGACCGCCGCGGAACTCGCGACGGTCCTCCGCGAGAAGGGGGTGGGTGCGGAATGA
- a CDS encoding electron transfer flavoprotein subunit alpha/FixB family protein: MTVLAVADHRRGELRDVSYELVTAGRELAEALDAELHVAVVSGDVEAFAEHLSLDGVDTVHTVAHGEEFNHDVYVQALEALDAEVDPTVLLMPNSVNGLDYAPAVASSLGLPLVSDAVALAWDDGLTVTREMYASKVETTVDVDADRVAVTIRGGEWGPTEDHGSPAVEAFDLTVDESRVRSRVTGFEEVGGGDVDIADADVLVSVGRGIEEEENIELVEELADAMGATLSASRPIVDNGWLPKNRQVGQSGKVVTPDVYLAIGISGAVQHVAGMKGAETIIAINTDPNAPIFDIADYGIVGDLFDVVPALVEQFR; the protein is encoded by the coding sequence ATGACGGTGCTTGCCGTCGCCGACCACCGTCGAGGCGAACTCCGCGACGTGAGCTACGAACTCGTCACCGCCGGGCGTGAACTCGCAGAAGCGCTCGACGCGGAACTGCACGTCGCGGTCGTCTCCGGCGACGTCGAGGCCTTCGCCGAGCACCTCTCGCTCGACGGCGTCGACACCGTCCACACGGTCGCCCACGGCGAGGAGTTCAACCACGACGTGTACGTGCAGGCGCTGGAGGCGCTCGACGCCGAAGTCGACCCGACGGTGCTTCTGATGCCGAACTCGGTGAACGGGCTCGACTACGCCCCCGCCGTCGCCTCGTCGCTCGGCCTCCCGCTCGTGAGCGACGCCGTCGCGCTCGCGTGGGACGACGGTCTCACCGTGACGCGAGAGATGTACGCCTCGAAGGTCGAGACGACCGTCGACGTGGACGCCGACCGGGTCGCCGTGACGATTCGCGGTGGCGAGTGGGGCCCCACGGAGGACCACGGGTCGCCGGCCGTCGAGGCGTTCGACCTGACGGTCGACGAATCCCGTGTCCGCTCGCGCGTCACGGGCTTCGAGGAGGTCGGCGGTGGCGACGTCGACATCGCCGACGCCGACGTCCTCGTCTCGGTGGGCCGCGGCATCGAAGAGGAGGAGAACATCGAACTCGTCGAGGAACTCGCCGACGCGATGGGCGCGACGCTCTCCGCCTCGCGGCCCATCGTCGACAACGGCTGGCTCCCGAAGAACCGGCAGGTGGGCCAGTCCGGGAAGGTGGTCACGCCCGACGTCTACCTCGCCATCGGCATCTCAGGCGCGGTCCAGCACGTCGCCGGGATGAAAGGTGCGGAGACCATCATCGCCATCAACACCGACCCGAACGCGCCTATCTTCGACATCGCCGACTACGGCATCGTGGGCGACCTCTTCGACGTCGTCCCCGCGCTCGTCGAGCAGTTCCGGTAG
- a CDS encoding DUF4112 domain-containing protein has protein sequence MVTRAHDPEDSFEGTVDLPSTVDEAAVRRMQFVRRLLDDSVRVPGTDFRVGLDPLLSALPGNVGDVVGAGLSLYIVLESARLGVSFTTLLRMLANVAVDVAVGSVPVVGVLFDAVWKANARNVELALADLAAADESLDSDGDSEAVTIEVA, from the coding sequence ATGGTTACCCGTGCTCACGACCCCGAAGACTCGTTCGAAGGCACCGTCGACCTCCCGTCGACGGTCGACGAGGCGGCGGTCAGGCGGATGCAGTTCGTGCGGCGACTCCTCGACGACAGCGTCCGCGTCCCCGGGACCGACTTCCGCGTCGGGCTCGACCCGCTCTTGAGCGCGCTCCCGGGCAACGTCGGCGACGTCGTCGGGGCCGGGCTCTCGCTGTACATCGTCCTCGAATCCGCACGCCTCGGCGTCTCGTTCACCACCCTGCTTCGGATGCTCGCGAACGTCGCGGTCGACGTCGCGGTCGGTTCCGTCCCCGTCGTCGGCGTCCTCTTCGACGCGGTGTGGAAGGCCAACGCGCGGAACGTCGAGCTGGCGCTCGCCGACCTGGCCGCGGCCGACGAATCGCTCGACAGCGACGGTGATTCAGAAGCGGTCACGATCGAGGTAGCGTAG
- a CDS encoding polyprenyl synthetase family protein, whose protein sequence is MEYLERRVGLVNDRLEEVVEAVDPPELSDELEHVALSGGKRVRPAVTVLSCEAVGGAPSAAVDFAVAVELVHNASLVIDDIIDRSGVRRGKPSAWAEYGYGPAIVCSDGLLGEAFALLSVDDQATQIVAEAMVELSEGEATELVARPTTDDEYMTLARRKTGVLFRAAAELGVVAAGGEMATVEAFGEYAERVGVAFQIRDDVLDATADADDLGKPTGQDEAMDRPSLVQVTGIAPEEANERARAEADQALAALENADPEETAALGYLRDLAEFVVVRER, encoded by the coding sequence ATGGAGTATCTGGAGCGCCGGGTCGGGCTCGTGAACGACCGACTCGAAGAGGTGGTCGAGGCGGTCGACCCGCCCGAGCTGTCCGACGAGCTCGAACACGTGGCGCTCTCCGGCGGCAAGCGGGTCCGCCCTGCCGTCACCGTCCTCTCGTGTGAGGCGGTCGGCGGCGCACCCTCGGCGGCCGTGGACTTCGCCGTCGCGGTCGAACTCGTCCACAACGCCTCGCTCGTCATCGACGACATCATCGACCGCTCCGGGGTCCGACGGGGGAAGCCGAGCGCGTGGGCCGAGTACGGCTACGGTCCCGCCATCGTCTGCTCGGACGGCCTCCTGGGAGAGGCGTTCGCCCTCCTCTCCGTGGACGACCAGGCGACACAGATCGTCGCGGAGGCGATGGTCGAACTGAGCGAGGGGGAGGCGACAGAACTCGTCGCCCGGCCCACGACCGACGACGAGTACATGACGCTCGCCCGCCGGAAGACGGGCGTCCTGTTCCGCGCGGCGGCCGAACTCGGCGTCGTCGCGGCGGGCGGAGAGATGGCGACCGTCGAGGCCTTCGGCGAGTACGCAGAGCGCGTCGGAGTGGCCTTTCAGATCCGCGACGACGTCCTCGACGCGACGGCCGACGCCGACGACCTGGGGAAACCCACCGGACAGGACGAGGCGATGGACCGCCCCTCGCTGGTGCAGGTGACCGGCATCGCGCCCGAGGAGGCGAACGAGCGGGCGCGCGCGGAGGCCGACCAGGCTCTCGCGGCGCTCGAAAACGCCGACCCCGAGGAGACGGCGGCGCTGGGCTATCTGCGTGACCTCGCGGAGTTCGTCGTCGTCCGCGAGCGGTAA
- a CDS encoding DUF373 family protein produces MLLVLCVDLDDDLGRKTGFETPVVGRDAVETAAVALATADPEDSDINVLFQGIHTHDDLLAEGGEEVEVAAVTGIDGSDVKANRAIGEEIDEVLAALQTGENVRAIVITDGAQDESVLPVIRSRVPIDGVRRVVVRQAQDLESMYYTMKQVLDDPETRGTILVPLGILLLIYPFVTIASYFDVPGAVVLGLISALLGLYTLFRGLGLETVVDDVAERGRNLLYAGRATLITYVVAAALMVVGGVRGFELLRTVDAGVPGQLGVGVVLAAVVHGAVQWFAAAGITSSLGQVTDEYLADRFKWRYLNAPFYVVAIAVVLHALSGFFLPAVPGATSLSLTDLAVALTAGTLLGVLSTLAFAIAESRFPTGVETDASA; encoded by the coding sequence ATGCTGTTGGTCCTCTGTGTCGACCTCGACGACGACCTCGGTCGCAAGACTGGCTTCGAGACGCCGGTCGTCGGCCGAGACGCCGTCGAGACGGCTGCAGTCGCCCTGGCGACGGCCGACCCGGAGGACTCCGACATCAACGTGCTCTTCCAGGGCATCCACACCCACGACGACCTCCTCGCCGAGGGCGGCGAAGAGGTCGAGGTCGCGGCCGTCACCGGTATCGACGGCTCGGACGTGAAAGCGAACCGCGCCATCGGCGAGGAGATCGACGAGGTGCTCGCCGCCCTCCAGACCGGAGAGAACGTCCGCGCCATCGTCATCACCGACGGGGCACAGGACGAGTCGGTCCTCCCGGTCATCCGGTCGCGGGTGCCCATCGACGGGGTCCGACGCGTGGTCGTCCGACAGGCCCAGGACCTCGAATCGATGTACTACACGATGAAACAGGTGCTCGACGACCCCGAGACGCGGGGGACGATTCTCGTTCCGCTCGGGATTCTCCTCCTCATCTACCCGTTCGTCACCATCGCCTCGTACTTCGACGTCCCGGGTGCGGTCGTCTTGGGCCTCATCTCCGCCCTCCTGGGCCTGTACACGCTCTTTCGAGGGCTGGGCCTGGAGACGGTCGTCGACGACGTCGCCGAACGCGGGCGCAACCTCCTCTACGCCGGCCGCGCGACGCTCATCACCTACGTCGTCGCCGCCGCGCTCATGGTCGTCGGCGGCGTCCGCGGCTTCGAACTCCTCCGCACCGTCGACGCTGGCGTCCCGGGACAACTCGGCGTCGGCGTCGTCCTGGCCGCGGTCGTCCACGGGGCGGTCCAGTGGTTCGCCGCCGCTGGCATCACCTCCTCGCTGGGGCAGGTGACCGACGAGTACCTCGCCGACCGCTTCAAGTGGCGCTACCTCAACGCGCCCTTCTACGTGGTCGCCATCGCGGTCGTCCTCCACGCCCTCTCGGGGTTCTTCCTGCCGGCCGTGCCGGGGGCCACCTCGCTCTCGCTGACCGACCTCGCCGTCGCGCTCACGGCGGGGACGCTCCTCGGTGTGTTGAGTACGCTCGCGTTCGCCATCGCCGAGTCACGCTTTCCCACCGGCGTCGAGACCGACGCCTCCGCGTGA
- a CDS encoding PrsW family intramembrane metalloprotease: MPTSSDESSVDTHGVTTWEPRTLGDRLSVAMYETLAANWRVLVVALAALVLLGQFFVAFGLFATDPFLAVFSAVSVIPALLLVWYIRRQDVDPEPVGTLAVTFVLGGLLASFAALVNTAAGTVFRQIPVVGSILLFFLVVGPGEELVKWLAVRLYAYDRSEFDAVIDGAMYGAAAGLGFASIENVIYIAQNALTAIQSGGPVLAATIPTTVARSLAGPGHVLYSAFAGYYLGLAKFTDDHYGPLVVKGLLVAALLHGTYNSLTTILPRVLPMSGLTTFAFIVLWDGVLLFLLVRKLRRYRAAVAAGDAATDRPQAASADD, encoded by the coding sequence ATGCCCACGTCCTCGGACGAGTCGTCCGTCGACACGCATGGTGTGACGACGTGGGAGCCGCGAACGCTCGGTGACCGGCTCTCCGTCGCGATGTACGAAACGCTCGCCGCCAACTGGCGCGTCCTCGTCGTCGCACTCGCCGCACTCGTACTGCTCGGACAGTTCTTCGTGGCGTTCGGCCTGTTCGCCACGGACCCCTTCCTGGCCGTGTTCTCGGCCGTGTCGGTGATTCCGGCGCTCCTCCTCGTCTGGTACATCCGCCGACAAGACGTCGACCCCGAACCGGTCGGGACGCTCGCGGTCACGTTCGTCCTCGGGGGACTGCTCGCGAGTTTCGCCGCCCTCGTCAACACCGCCGCCGGGACTGTCTTCCGACAGATTCCCGTCGTCGGCTCCATCCTCCTGTTCTTCCTCGTCGTCGGCCCCGGCGAGGAACTGGTCAAGTGGCTGGCCGTCCGCCTGTACGCGTACGACCGCTCCGAGTTCGACGCCGTCATCGACGGGGCGATGTACGGCGCGGCCGCCGGCCTGGGATTCGCCTCCATCGAGAACGTCATCTACATCGCACAGAACGCGCTGACGGCCATCCAGAGCGGCGGGCCGGTCCTCGCGGCCACCATCCCGACCACTGTCGCCCGCTCGCTCGCCGGCCCCGGGCACGTCCTGTACTCCGCCTTCGCGGGCTACTATCTCGGCCTCGCGAAGTTCACCGACGACCACTACGGCCCGCTCGTAGTGAAGGGCCTGCTCGTCGCCGCGCTGCTGCACGGGACGTACAACTCGCTCACGACGATTCTCCCCCGAGTACTGCCGATGAGCGGCCTCACCACGTTCGCGTTCATCGTTCTCTGGGACGGCGTGTTGCTCTTCCTGCTCGTGCGCAAACTCCGGCGCTACCGTGCGGCCGTCGCGGCGGGGGACGCGGCGACCGACCGTCCGCAGGCGGCGAGCGCCGACGACTGA